The genomic window TGGGGGAACGACTGCTAGCAGCATGCTTACGCCCTCTCATATACCTGGGTGACTTACCTCCACAGTCTGTTTCACAGGTATAATAGGCTTGGGTTTGACATCAGTCAGATACAGGGCTCTGGAGAGTAGCAGGAGAGATGGAGGAACGTTCTCCGTTAAATGTAGATCCAACCACTGGGAAAGAGAATAGAGAATAGAAGTGATAGTCTTATGCATTACCAGTACTAAGCCGCAGGTGATGGGGTCTGGCGGAGGGAGATTCCATTATACCTGCTTTAATTGGTCTCGGAGCTGTTCTTCTGTGAGACCCAGAGACCTCATACCCCGCGTCCTGCTGGCGGcctgcagctcagctacagtCAGGTTGTTCACTCCTTCCTTAGAGATCATCTTAAAAGAGAAAACAAGGGTTTAACCAATTACAACTGGGTTTCCCGACACAAAATAGCATGTTAGAATCTATTATGGTGGCATCAAAGCCTCCCAGGAAATGTACCGCTTGCTTTTATGGCACACTAGTGCATGGTAGTTGTTAGTTATCACCTATGGTTTTCCTGGCGCTGGCATCGAGGCCATATTCAGCTAAGCCTACCATACCTCCCTAGCTATTCTAAAGCTTGTCCCTATGGATAAgggagatgggaatactcctttaagaagaGACAGCACAGGTTACGCACTAAGCATGAAAGGAGCAAGCATAGTTGATGTGGTCAGCAGAAGACAAGGAAACAGACACGAGAAAAAGAAATTTGTCTATGTCTTAGTAAGCGAACAGAAACATGGATTCCTTTACAGGACAATGCGACTGTATAACAGAACTTTGGTCTCAGAAAAGCCTTCATTGTTCTTCTAAAGTGCCCCTAAGTGTTCCAGGATGCATGTTGGCCCCTTTAGCCATAGGTTGTTACGAAGATGAAAGCTTCCCCAGTTgttctggctgtccaggcaagacCCCTGTCTTTaacagggttatccaggattaaaaataaagcaaaagctactttcttgcaaaaacagcaccacccagagggcattttttttctaagcctggataacccctttaaatctattcCCTGTAACTGAATTCAGACAGAATatgcaaatagaaaaaaaaaagtgtataaaaaggggttatccagagttaggtaaacttggccactttctagCAGAGACccaacttttgtctccagtttggaggTTTTGcaactcctggataacccctttaagtaagacaAGACCACCAATTATATGATCGCTTTCATTATACCACATCTTACCTCATCATCGGTCTTTATCGATCGAAGCTTCATCAGCAGCTGGAAACGTAATAGGTTATTAGTGCCAATTGGTGGCAGCTCCAGGAGTCTGCACAGAGCCGCCAGCTGAGACCTCTCTAGATGCTCCAGAGTCAGCTCATCCTCAAAGAGCTTGGAGAAGCGCACAATCTCCTGCGTGGTGGGCTGTTCTCCTGTCACTCGCACCTAGAACGACACAATGCGATGCAAGCAGAGTGTGAAACTTATATAGAACATAAGCATGGCTGCTCTTTTTCAGAATGCCAGTGACTCTTCAGCTGTGTCTGGTAAAAGCTGAGCTGGATTGGttttaagctgcaataccagacatagcctcttacaagagtggcactgtttctggagatAAAATACCCTACTTTAAATGGACCTGTTAACCTCCATTGACTGGTCAGTATGTTTAAAGTATGTTTATTCCTTATATTATAACATTTCTTGGACATTGTTAGATgacttatccagcattagaaacacatggccactttctaccagagaaagcaccactgttgtctccagtttgggtggggttttgcaattaagttccattcacttcaatggaactgaattgcaaaagCCCACCAAGACTGCAgactggagacaagggtggtgctgtcactgaaagaaggggaccatgtttttccaatgctggataacccctttaagtttttttgttttttttttgctcttcctctgttattcctcctagaagtttctgtatatattgacacctgggtgttaccagttggggcgTGCACCTGCATTGACCAATGAGTGCTGATAGTATCAGTCTGTGTAGAGTCACACCCACTGATACCTatagatttccaggaggaataacagaggagggctgacagatcctctatacatAAGCAATGAAATACCAACCTGCTGAACGTAGGAAGAGAACTGctgctgtctgtctcccccagtctCTGCTTTGTTCCTTCGGGCCATCTCAGAGATCGTCTCCTGAAGAAACTTGGCCATCTCCAATTTGGCTCCCAGTTTCTttttcatcttctcctcctgagAAAAAGCCAAACGTCCATAGATTATCACACTCATCCAAGATAACACAGCATTTGTCTTCCAAGTAATCCTATGAAAAGGAATGCTGCCAGCAATCCCATACAAATCATAGTTCACTGAAATTTTTCCCCATTGGGGGGAGCACTGGAGTCATTTGCGTATTTGAGTATTTAcgtcctgcggtcgttaagggagttcagagcggggccgcgcggcgaccctgctctgaaccgccgcggtcccggatgCCACATGTAgccctggaccgcggctattagcaggcacggtccgatcaccgtacccgctaataaggtaatcggatgcagccgtcaaagatgacagctgcatccgaatacctgatgcagccgttccctggtgtctaatgacggagatcgcccccccaggacgttgtccaggaggagcgatccccgtgtctttACTCGGCCGGGGTCTGtgtcgtaatggcgctgatcccggctcagcactcagttgcttccggctgcagcagccggaagcaatcgagtgcctatctcattgatctatgctgtatatctatgcagcatagatcttaatgagagatcagggcacttatactagaagtcccccaggggggaataaccctcaccccaggggggcttctagtataagtgttgaaaaaaaatcacccccctttttccccatgttataaataaaaaaaaataaacaaacaaacatgtttggtatcaccgcgcgcgtaattgcccgaactattaatcacattcctgatctcgcacggtaaacgacgtaagcgcagACAGCACtctttaatataatatatatcagatacatcctctttaatataacccatgtatagaacggcgttgtcacggggaagccggtgccgcagtctgtTTTTTGAACCGTAGCCTGATAGAGGGGAGggtattccctcccactgggggcgggctggcccgcctcctgtgcttcagccccagcctggtacccatggatagaatggcgcagtacacgggaaccgggccgcggttcaaaaaacggaccgcggcaccggcttccttgTGCACCGTTCGATCCgtaggtcatattaaagaggatgtacctgatggaacaTCCTCTTTGAAGTTAATAAAGGTTaattgcaataccatacacaacccgagcataggtgtggtgctgtttgtgtAAAAAAGtacaaagtagctgtgctttttctaatcctggataacccctttttctttcaaatcaactggtgtcagaaaattatatagatttgtacacagcgctctctgctgacctgctctggacacttcctgtcttggccagagcaggagaggttttctatggggattcatagaaaaccaagacagagttcctgtctcggccagagatgtcagcagagagcactgtgtcagaaattAAACAACGTTTCCTGCGGTTATATAGTAactaataactatgggaagacttgagatttttttaatggaagtaaattactaatctatataactttctgatatcagttgatttgaaagaaaagattttcgctggacaacccctttaataaatctccagtACTCAATACAATAAGGTTTTCACTACTAGTAATAGAATAAGGAAACAAACCTTTTTGGACTCCGATTCGAATGTGGAAGGTAACATCTCGGGGAAGAGCTTAAGAAACACCGGCAGCAGAAACTCCATGAATGGGACTATAACAAAGACCATGAAGGGAACCAGCCGGAAGAGGTCAGCGCACGTCCTCATCAGCTAAAGGGACAGGAGAAACACCCATTACAGATTATCAGGAAAAGCCAAAACATGGTCAACTATCAGCAAGACATTTCTATAGAGGAAGAAAATCAGACACGGCCTTCTACTAGAGTTACTACACAAGAGACCCAAAAGATCAAGAAGTCTCCATCAGTAAACTGCTTAGATACCACAGTATCTAAGGGACCCACTTGGGCAATGGAAAGTGGAAATACTTTGTTGGGCAAAGGAAATAAACATGTATGCCATCTGGCCTATCTAGAGGATGCAATGTCGGTGTgtgagggtcctattagacaggccgatggcggcccgatcaatactgtCAACAAATCTGCTACATCAGCGCtcttttactgagcctattacatggcccaataattatttagcaagggctgcacagacatcgttagcaacgtccgtgcagcccttgcccaaacacttaaagtgtcactgtcgtttcatttttttagcagaaatcaaaAGTCCAGGCGATtctgagaaactttgtaattgggttcattaggcaaatatgccattatctgcattcaaaaagcctttccccatgtcccccttccctcctttctctcatccactgctcattatcaggaaatctcaactcttttacatcagtcggactctgtctgttctatggagaggggaggggggagattagtcgccggcagagctgacgtcagaggagatagcgcggtgatgtaactgtaaattaactctttgttgtcctgttttggtgcctcatctccctcaacccctcccctctccaaagagaacaatgaagacaggggggagagcttcaaacagctttctcatgataaaaatccatttttcagctaataaacccaattacaaggtttcttaaaatcgcctgtactattgatatctgcaaaaaaaaaattaaaaaacagtgacactttaatatatacCTGTCTTCGCTCTGAATGCGTCCCGACACCGTGcactgcagctttagagcagcctgtctgagctgacagaccactcagccaaccaTTGTCCGGGaccgcaaccagtgattggcttagtggtctgtcagctcagaccggCCACTCTGAAGCCACAGCGTGCGGTGCTAGGAcacatgcagagcgcaggagaacaccaggagcatggataggtaatatattAACTGTCTGGGGAACCATCAGCCACAcattactattacacgtagcgatgcgcggtcagcagccaatgattttaggtctgggcctaaagagacgatcagccgatgatcgtttcagtCCCGGAACCCGCAGCTACCATTATTTATAAGTGATTAATGCTGCAGGTGTTTAATTCCCCTACAGCGCCTCTAGAGGATAAATGAGGCATTGCACAATTAAATCCAAGGTCCATGCGACATGTCAGATACTCCAGAGGAGAGACGCTTTCGCAGTAGGAGCGTATATTACCGTacccgtctcctctctctccgGGTCAGCACCTGGCCATGTAACAGCCTCCACACCATGCGAGCAGCCGTTTTGGTGTCTATCCACAGCAGGCGAAAACCATGGTAGAAGTGTTTAATCTCATCCACCACTCTTTGGCCTATAGACTTCCGGACAACCTGTGGGGCCTTTTCTGGCTCTGGCGTAGAAGgaggcggtggtggtggtggttgtaaaTTCTGCAGCTGTAACACTGAGGTGTGGAAGTGGCGGGGGTTGATGGTGGGGTACATAAGGTTGGTGTGAGTCCAGCATCTTGCCATGGGAGGCAGCCACCCATTCTGGTGATGGGATAAGGTGGAGTAGAGCGGACAATTGTTCTTCTGAAGGACAAGGCGACAGCTCCTGTAAGTGATCAAATAGACAATTACAATATAATAGATCAATGCTTTGCCCTTGCTAGTCTGTCAGCCCTCACTAGTAGAGAGAAGGCCGTCTGGGAGCTGATCAGCTTCCCATCATAGCCATTACAATTGTCATGAAGATTGGGGATCTCAGTTCTCTATCATGCATGCCGAAAGAGAGGAGCGAGAGAAAGAAGGGCACCAAGGGTGGGAGAGGACAAGAGAGGAATCGCCAGGAGCAGACAGGTTGTGCGGAGCAAGAggaggaagcagggggaagatgGAGTAGGGGCAAAAGGGATAAGTGAATGAGGGGAGAAGTCTCCCGGCACAGTAATATAAAACATAGTAAAagcttctctttaaaggggtactccgggaaaaAGAATTTCAactaaactggtgtcagaaagtgatattctgacacagtgctctctgctgtcacctctgtccatagcaggagaggttttctatggggatttgctgctgctctggacaattcctgacatggacagaggtggcagcagagagcactgtgtcagactggaaagaatacaccacttcctgcagggcatacagcagctgataaatatggaaagacttgagattttttgacaaatctgtatatctttttgacaccagttgattaaaaaaataaaataaaattctccACAGTACCCTTTTACAATTGACTGTAGATTCAGCTGTGTGAGCGGCAGCAGCCTCTTACCTGGATCTGAGGGAAGTCAGGAAAACACTGCAGGTATACGTGGCCATGTCTTCTTACTGCACTTTAGACCTGACAAGACAAGAAAAGGAGATCTGTATCAGAGAGGCGATGACCAATACTTCCCctatcacagccccccccccagagccgtCATCCAGCTTTCTCAGACCCCTGAACGTCACATTATTATGAGAAACCAGAAACAGATTTCTAagctgttggattttttttttttaacaaaacattCCGGTTAGTTtagaactacagttcccagcatgccCGACAGACTATGGCTACACCAATAACGTACAGTTCACTCCAATAACCACAGTGTCTATAGTGACAATAAACAGTGACTGATAGACTAGAGACAGGAATACCCTGACATTGCACTACTACCCCCCACCAGCTGGGGCAGTGCAAATATTTACTACAGCAGGCCACATAAGCCTCCCATCACGTAGGTGACGTACGTTTAGCGTGTACATGTTACATCTGTTCATAGGGTGACATTAGCCCAACAAAGAGTCCCCATCAGACTGGCATCCATTGTCGGGTGAGGGCATACTCAGGGGTCCTCGGTTTGGGTAAATGGTGGCCACACATTTATGAGCATGCCCTTCAATGGAGCCGAAGTCCTTAGGCAGCtattacacggaaggattatcgAGCAGAAAATcgttttatcgttcgaatttaaacgataattgtcctgtgtaattgcaggaaaggACTGAAAAATCATTTGTGCGTTGTTGATCTAGATTtgaccctaaaattatcgtttatggttcagtgtaattccacattgttccttcttttgctgggatcagatcatTATAACAATCAGATCATTATAACAATCGGAACCAACGGCTATTGTTGTgttatatggtgaacgatttcaggttaacaataaacaatctcgtttgcgatcatttatcgttaatcatctaatagggcccttatggtgcttttacacagacagatttatctgacagattttagaagccaaagccatacAGCATACAGGGAGGTATATAGCGGGATACATCACCCATACAGCATACAGGGAGGTATATAGCGGGATACATCACCCATACAGCATACAGGGAGGCAAATGGGGGATACCTCACCCAAACAGCATACAGGGAGGTATATAGGGGGATACATCACCCAAACAGCATACAGGGAGGTATATAGGGGGATACATCACCCATACAGCATAGAGGGAGGTAAATAGCAGGATACATCACCCatacagggaggtatatagtGGGATCCATCACCCATACAGGAAGGTATATAGTGGGATACATCACCATACaggtagatacatagatagatccaTCACCCATACAGCATACAGGGAGGTATATAGCGGGATACATCAAGCCAACAGCATAcagggaggtatatagcaggataATTCACCCATATAGGTAGGTATACAGCGGGATACATCAACCCTACAGCATACAGGGAAGTATGTAGTGGCATATATCACTCGTACAGGGAGGTATATAGTGGGATGCATCACTATACAGGTAGATACGTAGATAGATCCATCACCCATACAGCATACAGGGAGGTATATAGCGGGATACATCACCCATACAGCATACAGGGAGGTATATAGCGGGATACATCACCCATACAGCATACAGGGAGGTATATAGCGAGATACATCACCCATACAGGGAGGTATATAGATAGGTATATAGTGGGATACATATATCACCCATATAGATAGGTATATAGTGGGATACAGCCTACAGGAAGGTATATAGTGGGATATATTACCCATATAGATAGGTATATAGTGGGATACATATATCACCCATATAGATAGGTATATAGTGGGATACAGCCTACAGGAAGGTATATAGTGGGATATATTACCCATATAGATAGGTATATAGTGGGATACATATATCACCCATATAGATAGGTATATAGTGGGATACAGCCTACAGGAAGGTATATAGTGGGATATATTACCCATATAGATAGGTATATAGTGGGATACATATATCACCCATATAGATAGGTATATAGTGGGATACAGCCTACAGGAAGGTATATAGTGGGATATATTACCCATATAGATAGGTATATAGTGGGATACATATATCACCCATATAGATAGGTATATAGTGGGATACAGCCTACAGGAAGGTATATAGTGGGATACATATATCACCCATATAGATAGGTATATAGTGGGATACATATATCACCCATATAGATAGGTATATAGTGGGATACATATATCACCCATATAGATAGGTATATAGTGGGATACAGCATACAGTAAGGTATATAGTGAGATATACTACCCATATAGATAGGTATATAGTGGGATACATATATCACCCATATAGATAGGTATATAGTGGGATACAGCCTACAGGAAGGTATATAGTGGGATACATATATCACCCATATAGATAGGTATATAGTGGGATACATATATCACCCATATAGATAGGTATATAGTGGGATACAGCATACAGGAAGGTATATAGTGAGATATACTACCCATATAGATAGGTATATAGTGGGATACATATATCACCCATATAGATAGGTATATAGTGGGATACATATATCACCCATATAGATAGGTATATAGTGGGATACATATATCACCCATATAGATAGGTATATAGTGGGATACATATATCACCCATATAGATAGGTATATAGTGGGATACATATATCACCCATATAGATAGGTATATAGTGGGATACATATATCACCCATATAGATAGGTATATAGTGGGATACATATATCACCCATATAGATAGGTATATAGTGGGATACATATATTACCCATATAGATAGGTATATAGTGGGATACAGCCTACAGGAAGGTATATCTATGGTCTGTCCATTCTGAGAGTGCCAGGAGGGCACAGAGAGCTGTAGATGGGACCCAACTAATACCCTACAGCAGGGTCTTGCAGCCACTAGGTGGCAGAGCAGTAGAATTGCCTAGTGACGTCACCTtctgctatatatatagatagatatacagcCATATATAACTCCCCGAGCCCCAGTGAGCCGTCTATACCTCACTAGGCCTGCGGTCCATCCCCCGGCACAGACCTCTCTCCGGCTCCTTCTTCCCCTGAAGTCCTCGGTGTGTCCTGACTCCACTTCCCCGGTCTCCTCCTTCGTCCCTTACTATCACCTCCTCCACTGCTGGGCCATAGGCATCAACAACCGGGCCACCGGCAGACGcgtctcagccaatcagaacGTGCGCACAGCCTCCACAGCCTCCACTGCCTCCTCTGTAGACCAATCACTAAAGAGCAGGGGCGGGGCGTACAGGCCTTCCTGAGCAGCGTTAGAGGAGAGTCTGAACTCGTGACGTCACTTCACTTGCCCTTAATAGAAATGGCTTCAGTGACTAATCTGCGCATGCTCAGAGGACAGACGCGCTCTCTATAGAAAATTGTCCTCTAATTACATTTGTACTTGTGTTCTTAGAGGATTACACGTGTATATCGTGCTGTACAAATATAATGACACGGACAGCAAATTGTATGTGTATACTAACATCACCCTGAAGTCATATGATTTATAAAACTGACAAACTAATGTTTGGTctaaacttaaagggattatccagcgaaaatctttttcagatcaactgatatcagaaagttatatagatttgtaatttacttctattaaaaattcccaagtcttcccatacttacacagaaagattatctgacagattatctgccaaagatttgaagccaaagccaggaacagactataaacagagatcaggtcataaaggaaagcctgagat from Dendropsophus ebraccatus isolate aDenEbr1 chromosome 1, aDenEbr1.pat, whole genome shotgun sequence includes these protein-coding regions:
- the LETM2 gene encoding LETM1 domain-containing protein LETM2, mitochondrial isoform X2; protein product: MATYTCSVFLTSLRSRSCRLVLQKNNCPLYSTLSHHQNGWLPPMARCWTHTNLMYPTINPRHFHTSVLQLQNLQPPPPPPPSTPEPEKAPQVVRKSIGQRVVDEIKHFYHGFRLLWIDTKTAARMVWRLLHGQVLTRRERRRLMRTCADLFRLVPFMVFVIVPFMEFLLPVFLKLFPEMLPSTFESESKKEEKMKKKLGAKLEMAKFLQETISEMARRNKAETGGDRQQQFSSYVQQVRVTGEQPTTQEIVRFSKLFEDELTLEHLERSQLAALCRLLELPPIGTNNLLRFQLLMKLRSIKTDDEMISKEGVNNLTVAELQAASRTRGMRSLGLTEEQLRDQLKQWLDLHLTENVPPSLLLLSRALYLTDVKPKPIIPVKQTVEVPKSSSSAAPLTDSKEMLTDPAPVLQDVQEENITPKTLIQESTLQAKESAKASANGV
- the LETM2 gene encoding LETM1 domain-containing protein LETM2, mitochondrial isoform X1, with the protein product MATYTCSVFLTSLRSRSCRLVLQKNNCPLYSTLSHHQNGWLPPMARCWTHTNLMYPTINPRHFHTSVLQLQNLQPPPPPPPSTPEPEKAPQVVRKSIGQRVVDEIKHFYHGFRLLWIDTKTAARMVWRLLHGQVLTRRERRRLMRTCADLFRLVPFMVFVIVPFMEFLLPVFLKLFPEMLPSTFESESKKEEKMKKKLGAKLEMAKFLQETISEMARRNKAETGGDRQQQFSSYVQQVRVTGEQPTTQEIVRFSKLFEDELTLEHLERSQLAALCRLLELPPIGTNNLLRFQLLMKLRSIKTDDEMISKEGVNNLTVAELQAASRTRGMRSLGLTEEQLRDQLKQWLDLHLTENVPPSLLLLSRALYLTDVKPKPIIPVKQTVEVPKSSSSAAPLTDSKEMLTDPAPVLQDVQEENITPKTLIQESTLQAKESAVLGLSPPSTQNGKGAGIK